The Pseudomonadota bacterium DNA segment CGCCAGAGCCCTGGATGACCAGGAAATCATGGCGGTGCGCCACCGGCAGTTACCGATCTGGGGCATTCAGTTTCATCCGGAATCGATCCTCACCCAGGTCGGCATGGATATTCTGAAAAATTTTCTGGCCTTGTCTGAAGCTGCAGGCAAAAAGCAAACGAACGCTTAATCCAGCAGCACCAGACCCGCAAAAATGGCCATCGCCACTTCTTTTTTGGCGACCCCTGAGTTCTGCGGCCAGCCGGCGCTCTCCAACAACCGGGCAACATCGATGCCGTATCCAGACATTGACGGTCGCGCCAGCTGAGGATGACGGCAGGTCTTGCCTTCATGCAGCACTCGGCATTCGGGATAATCGGCACAGAAAAGCTCTTTGCAGGAGCCCCCGGCGAAGGCCCGGGCTTGGGGAGCTCCATTTTTACGAGCCACCTTTTCCACCCCGGCCCCAATTTCATGAATCAGCGCCAGAACCTCATTGCGTTCAAAGGAAAAAGCCACCTCCTT contains these protein-coding regions:
- a CDS encoding DUF2284 domain-containing protein; this encodes MDNRETLLDLARHLGAVDAVLIDAAEIVVRDELAGMCFEPCCDGYGRSLSCPPHVGGPESLRKLLPDYRQALVFKVEVPKEVAFSFERNEVLALIHEIGAGVEKVARKNGAPQARAFAGGSCKELFCADYPECRVLHEGKTCRHPQLARPSMSGYGIDVARLLESAGWPQNSGVAKKEVAMAIFAGLVLLD